A window of Methylocaldum szegediense genomic DNA:
TGCAGAAAGAAGCCCGTTTCGTCGATTTCGTACAGGAAAACATCGCAGCCTATTCCGACGCCGAGATCGGTGCGGCAGCCCGCGTCGTGCATGAAGGGTGTCGCAGGGTACTGAGCCAACATTTCGAGCTCGAACCGGTGCGCAAAGAGCAGGAGAACTCGCGCATCACCCTGCCGAAAGGCTTCGACGCCGCGAGCATCAGGCCTACCGGCAACATCGTCGGTGAGCCGCCCTTTACCGGCACCTTGATACACCGCGGCTGGCGCGCCACTGCCGTCAGACTGCCCAAGGTCGCCGAAGGACATGACGTACGTATCATCGCCCAAGCAGAGGTAGAATTGTGAGTGAGCCCCAGTATTCCGTAGGCATCGACCTCGGCACGACCAACAGCGTCGTATCCTATGTCGATCTCAGCCGGTGCGACGGCGAAAAAGCGCCGATCGAGGTCTTGGATATTCCGCAACTGACGTCCCCCGGCACGATCGGAGAAAAAAAACAACTGCCTTCTTTTCTTTATCAAGCCCACGAAGCCGAGCTTGCGCCCGGCGACATTGTCTTGCCCTGGGACGAACATCCGGAAGCCATCGTCGGCGAGCTGGCCAGGCAACTCGGCAGCAAGACCCCCATACGCCTGGTGTCGAGCGCCAAGAGCTGGCTATCTCACTCCGGCGTCGACTGCCGCGCGCCTATCCTGCCGATCCAGTCTCCCGAAGAGGTCAAGCGGGTCTCGCCGCTTCAGGCATCTATCGCATACCTCCGTCACATGCGCGACGCCTGGAACGCCCGCTATCCCGACGCGCCTTTGAGCGAGCAGGATCTGGTGATCACGGTGCCGGCGTCTTTCGATCCTGCCGCACGGGAGCTTACAGTGGAGGCCGCCCACGCCGTCGGCCTACGCCAGGCGATTCTGCTCGAAGAACCGCAGTCGGCGCTATATAGCTGGATCCAATCCAGCGACGGAAAATGGCGTGAGCAAGTAAAACCGGGCGACATCATTCTCGTCGTGGATGTGGGCGGTGGCACCACCGACCTGTCGTTGATCGCGGTGACCGAGGAGGAAGGCAATCTGGTCCTCAACCGCGTCGCCATCGGCGATCACATTCTCCTCGGCGGGGACAACATGGACCTGGCGCTGGCTTATGTCCTCAAAATGAAGCTCGAGGCCGAAGGCAAACGGCTTGAGCCGTGGCAGATCCAGGCGCTCATGCACAGTTGCCGGGACGCCAAGGAATCCTTGCTGTCCGATACGGAAACGGATGAAGTCGCAGTGGTCGTGCCCAGCCGCGGTTCGTCGCTCATCGGCGGTACCCTGCGCACCAGCTTGACGCGCAGCGAAGTCGAGCGGACCCTAGTCGAAGGCTTCTTTCCGCGGGTACAGATCAGCGACCGCCCGGCCGTTCAGGCTCGCACCGGCTTGACGACGCTCGGCCTTCCCTATGCCAAGGATGCGCGGATCACCTGCCATCTCGCCGCCTTCTTGAGCCGACAGATCGGCGCGACCGGCGAATTGCAGGGATTCGACCTTCCTGCTGATGCACGCTTCCTGCATCCCACTGCGCTGCTCCTCAACGGCGGCGTGTTCAAATCGCCCGCACTCGAAAATCGCCTGCTCGAGGTGCTGAACAGCTGGCTCGAGGCCGACGGCGCGCCCCATGCACGGCTGCTGCACGGCGCCGATTTGGATCTGGCCGTGTCGCGCGGCGCCGCGTATTACGGCTATGTCCGCAAGGGTCGCGGCGTCCGCATCCGTGGAGGCACTGCCGCCGCTTATTACGTGGGCGTCGAGAGCGCCATGCCTGCCGTACCGGGCTTCCCGCCGCCGATCGAGGCCTTGTGCATCGCACCGTTCGGCATGGAGGAAGGGACCGAGGCGGATCTGCCGCCCTACGAGTTCGGATTGGTCGTCGGCGAGCCGGTACGTTTCCGCTTCTTCGCATCCACCGTCCGCCGCGACGACGTGGTCGGGACGCGCCTCGACTACTGGTCGGAGGACGAGTTGGAAGAACTCGACGAAATCGAAGTCACTTTGCCGGCCGGGGAGCACCAGACCGGCGATATCGTCCCGGTCCATCTGGCGGCCCGTGTGACCGAGGTCGGCACGCTGCAGTTGGAAGCGGTCGAGAAGGACGGCGAAAAGCGTTGGAATGTCGAATTCGACGTCCGTGCGGGCGAGAAACCCTTGCCATCGGATGAGAATGTCGCGCCGGAGGAACCGATCCTGGGCGATGTTTCAGCCGCTGCGAGCGAGGACGAGCCCGAAACCGCCGTGGAAGAAAGCGCAGCGCAAACCTCCGGCAACGAAACATCGTCCAAGAAAGGCTTTTGGCCATTCGGTTAATAACCCTTCGAACCGCAGGGGACATACCCCTGCGGACACCTCCCCGACCCATGCCCGAAAAACCCAGCCAGACGCCTCGTTATCTCGTCGGCATCGACCTCGGCACGACCCACACCGTGGTGGCCTATGCCGATCTCGTCAAAGCCGCACGTGCCGAGATCCGGCTTTTTCACATCGATCAGTTGGTCGCACCGGGCGAAGTCGCGGCCGAACCGCTCCTGCCCTCGGTCCGCTATCACGCCTCCTTGGAGGAATTGACCGAAGCGGACGCAGGCCTGCCCTGGCCATCGTCCGAAACGCCATCTGGTTACCGTCCAGTCATCGGCAAGCTGGCACGCGCCTTGGGCGCGAAAACCCAGGGCCGTTTCGTGACCAGCGCCAAGAGCTGGCTGTCCCATGCCAGCGCGGACCGCACTGCGCCCATTCTGCCCTGGGGCGCTCCCGAGGAAATTCCGAAGATCTCTCCGGTCGAGGCCAGCGCGAGTTATCTCCGCCATGTGCGCTCGGCCTGGAATTACCGCCATCCGGAAGCGACGCTGGAAAATCAGGAAATCGTGGTCACCGTGCCCGCCTCCTTCGACGAGGCCGCGCGCACTTTGACGCTGGAAGCGTCCCGGCTGGCCGGACTTCCTAACGTGCGCCTGCTCGAAGAACCGCAGGCAGCCTGCTACGACTGGCTCTGGAATCACCGCGCCTCTTTGCGCGAGGAACTCGGCGACGTCCGCCTGCTCTTGGTCTGCGACGTCGGTGGCGGCACAACCGACTTGACTCTGATCAAGGTGGAGCCGGGCGGGGAAGAACCTAAGCTCACCCGGATCGCGGTCGGCCATCATTTGATGCTGGGCGGCGACAACATCGACCTGACCCTGGCGCATCTCGCAGAACGCCGGCTGGTGGGTGAAGACCGCAAGCTGTCCGCGGCCGAACTTTTCCAGTTGGTCGAACAATGCCGGCTGGCCAAAGAACGGCTGCTCGCGCCCGACCCACCGGAATCTGTGACCGTAACGCTGCTCGGCGCCGGAGCCCGGCTCATTGGCGGCGCACGCTCGGTCGAACTGACCCGAGACGAGGTCCGCGACGTCGCGCTCGACGGCTTCCTGCCGATGACCGGTCTCGCCGACCATCCCGATCGAAAACGAATCGGCGTGGTCGAATTCGGTCTGCCCTATGCCGCCGATCCCGCGATCAGCAAACACCTGGCCGCTTTTCTCACACAACACTCCGAAGCGGCACGTGAAGCGCTCGGCGCAGAGGCCGCCGAGCCGGTCCCGGATGCCGTGCTGCTCAATGGCGGCTTATTCCGCAGCTCGGCCTTGGCCGAACGTGTGGTAGACCTCCTGACCTCATGGGGACACCGACGCCCGGTTCTGCTAAAGAACGAACGTCCCGATTTGGCTGTGGCCTACGGCGCGGTAGCCTACGGGCTCGCGAGGCGTGGCCATGCGGTTCAGCGCATCGGCGGCGGCTCGGCCCGAAGCTACTTTCTGATGGTGGAAACGGGTCCCAACGAAACGCCCAAGGGTGTCTGCATTCTGCCGCGGGGAACCGAGGAAGGCCGCGAGATCGTGTTGACCGACCGCAGTTTCCTGCTCAGGCTCGGACAACCGGTACGCTTCAATCTGGCATCATCCAGCGAAGACCGACGCTTTGAGGCGGGTGAGCTGACCGAAATCGACGACGATCGTTTCGTCCGCTTGCCGCCGCTTGCCGCGATTCTGGACCGGGAAAGCGCGCAAGGCCGAACCGAGCAAGCCGTCCGTATTGTCGCTGCCCTAACCGAGATCGGTACGCTCGATTTGCATTGTGTCGCGGCCGACGATACCGAACGGCGCTGGAAGATCGAATTTCAATTGCGGCAGGCCGCCCCGCAAGCGGTCTTGCCCGAAGCTCACCGACATCCGCGCGTTGATCAGGCCGTGGAGAAAATCCGACTGGTTTTCGGCAAAAAATCAAAGGCTGCCGATACCAAGCTTGTTAAGGGGCTGCGTTCGGAACTTGAAAAGATTCTAGGCCCCCGAGCCGGCTGGGAGACCGCCTTATTGCGCGATCTGTTCAGCGCTTTGCTGGAAGGGCTGCCGCACCGGCGGCGATCCGCCGAACACGAGCGCCTGTGGTTCAGCCTGACAGGGTACTGCCTCCGTCCGGGGTTCGGCTATCCCCTGGACGACTGGCGGGTAGAACAGGTCTTCGCCGTCTACCGGCAAGGTTTACAGTTCGTCAACGAAATCCAAAATTGGGCCGAGTGGTGGACCTGCTGGCGGCGGCTTGCCGGCGGCCTGAACGAAGAGGCACAGCTTTCGATATTCGAGGACCTGGCCGACTTCATCAACCCCGAGACTGCCCGGCGCGGCAATCTTCCCGCCCTTAGCAAGAAGCGCAGTTACGAGGACATGGTGAGACTTGCGGCCGTGCTGGAACGGCTGCCGGTGTCCAAGAAGATCGACCTCGGAAATTGGCTGCTGCAGCGCCTGGCCAAGCCCGGCGAACCCACCGAAAGCTGGTGGGCGCTCGGCCGCGTCGGGGCGCGCGTACCGTTCCACGGCAGTGCACACAATGTGGTTCCCCGCGCCGTTGCCGAGGAATGGCTGGACCGAATCCTGAACTACGACTTCAAGAAAGAGCCTCACGCGGGCTTTGCCGCGGCTCTCATCGCGAGGCTCAGCGGCGACCGGGAACGAGATATCGACCCGATGCTTCGATCAGAAATCATTGAACGGCTGAAAGCCGGCAAAGCGCCGGAGTCGTGGATCGCCATGGTGTCCGAAGTGAAAGAACTTACCGAGGCCGATGAAAAACGCCTCTTCGGCGAGGCGCTTCCGCCGGGGCTGAAGCTGATTGCCTGATTCGGCTCGGGATCCCGTTCGGTCGAGGCTTACCATCCTGTTCAGCGTGCATTCAGGGACGAAGGACTATCTTCATCCTGCCGGCAAACATCACGGGTTTGGTTCCGGCGCCAGTTTTAAGTGTTTGAACGGGGGATCAAGTCATGAGACCACTGTATAAAATGATGATTGCCGTATTCGCTACCGGCCTATTCGCTTTCGCTTCCGGCGCCGAAGCTGGAGGCCGCCATGGGGGCCACGGGCATCATCATCACCATCACCACCATGGCCACCACCATCATCATGGCCCCAAAGTGATTCACCATTACCACGCGCCTGCGCCGCGCCATTACCGTCCGCCGCGGGTAGTACATCATTACCATCCGCCTCGGGTGGTCTACCACAACCATTATCCCGCCTATTACGGTCGCGGCAGCGGTTTAGCCGGAGCCTTGCCGATCGTCGCGGGCGGCGTGCTCGGCGGCCTGGTCGGAGAACAGGTTGGATACGGCAATCATGGAGCCATCATCGCGGGTTCAGTGGCCGGAGCGGTATTGGGACATGAGATCGCACACTGAGTCCAGGCGCTACCTCGTTGCTCGGTGACTCGGTAGCGTCCGTTGTCGCTATGGAACGGAGAGTGATATTCTGCGCCTACTCAAGAGCCGGGCGGCGTTTCGCCACCCGGCTTGCTTCTCGGAAACGCCCCACTCGCATCGAGCCGCGTGAGAAACAAACGCTTTTCTTCCGCAATCCTGGGCTGCCTGCTGCTGGCGGCATCTCCCGCCTATCCACAGCCACCGTTCGGGCGGGACGCTCCGGTCACGCCTTTCATCGCGCGCCAGCCACAGGCCCGGCCCGGCATCAGCCTTGACCAGGCCATCCAGCGTATCCGACGTGAAACCGGTGGCCGTATCCTCGCGGCCGATACCGTCCGAAACGGCGGCGGTGTCACCTATCGCATCAAAGTGCTGTTGCCGGACGGCCGGGTGAAGATTTTCCACGTCGATGCCCGAGGATGAGGGTTCGGAAGTCGCGCCTGGAGCGATTCGTTTACATCATGGGGTTTGGCCGCTGAAACCGTTTGAACAACCCTCTTCGGAACGATTCTCATGCGCCTGTTAATTGTGGAAGACGAAGCCGAATTACGCGCCCAGCTCAAATCTCGCCTACAGGCCCTGGGCTATGCCGTGGACACTGCCGCCGACGGCAAGGAAGCGGTCTTCATGGGTAGCGAATATCCGTTCGATCTCGCGATCGTCGATCTAGGGTTGCCGTTTATCTCCGGCATCGACGTTATCAAACGCTGGCGCGCCGACGGCCTCAATTTCCCCGTCCTGATCCTCACCGCCCGCGACCGCTGGCAAGACAAAGTCGAGGGACTGGACGCCGGAGCCGACGACTATGTGAGCAAACCTTTCCATTTCGAAGAACTGCTCGCCCGAACCAAGGCCCTGCTAAGGCGCTCCGCGGGCATCGCACAATCCGTGCTGCGCTGCGGCCCGATCGCGCTCGATACCGGGGCGCAGACCGTTCGAGTTAATGACCAGCCCGTGGAATTGACTGCCCAGGAATACAAGGTTCTGGAGTACCTGATGCTGAATACCGGCAAGGTCATTTCCAAAACCGTCCTTATCGAGCACATCTACGATCAGGAATTCGACCTGGACAGCAATGTCATCGAAGTCTTCATCGCCCGCCTGCGCCGGAAACTCGACCCGCAGAACACCCTCCGTCCCATCGAAACGCTTCGTGGGCGCGGCTACCGGTTTACGCTGGAACGTACCCCCGGATGACCTATTCCCTTCGAACGAGGGGGCTGCTCGTCGCCAGCGTGGTACTCGTCGCTTTTCTCAGCGCGACAGGCCTGGTCCTCGACAAGGCGTTCCGTGACAGCGCGAAGGCAGCTATGCGCGACAGACTACAAGGATTCGTCTATACCCTGCTGGCAGGGGCGGAACTGGATAGCCGCGGCATCATGAGGGGCCCCGAAAACCTACACGAACCCCGTTTCAATCAAACCGGTTCCGGACTTTATGCCGAAATCCGACGAGGGAGACGCAAGCCGGATTGGCGGTCCCCTTCCGCAACGGGCATCCAGATTCCCGCAACGCCGGTCCCCCCGACCGGCACGGCCCTGTTTACGCAGGCCGTATTGGAGGACGGCACGCCCGTTTATGTGCTCACCTTCAGTGTACTCTGGGAACAAGAAGGGCGTCGGAAGCCAATCCGCTTCGTTTTCCGGGTGGCCGAAACCTTGGACGGTTTCTATGCGGAGGTGAATCAATTCCGGCGCAGTCTCTGGGCTTGGCTCGGCGCTGCGGCGCTGGTACTGCTGCTGGTTCAGGGCGCCATATTACGCTGGGCGTTTTCACCGCTTCGCCGGGTCGCCGCCGATCTTGCGGCTATCGAGGCAGGACACGCGGAAAAACTCGTCGGTGACTACCCGGAGGAACTTCGAGGGTTGACTGACAATCTCAATGCGTTATTGGACAACGCACAGTCTCACCTCACCCGCTATCGGGACGCCCTGGGCGATCTCGCGCACAGTCTGAAAACCCCGCTGGCTGTATTGCGTGGCGCCATCGAGGGGCAGAGTTCGAATCCCGATGCCGATATTCGTGCGGTCGCCCAGGAACAGATCGACCGCATGACTCGTATTATCGAATATCAGCTGAAGCGCGCCGCCGCTTCCGGACGAACCAGTCTGACCCCGCCGGTCAGCATCGCGGAAAAATCCCGGCAGGTCGTGGCCGCCTTAACCAAGGTCTATGCCGAAAAACAGGTCGACTGTCGAATCCTGGTCGACGATCACGTGGTCTTTCACGGAGACGAAGGCGACTTGCTCGAGATTCTGGGAAATCTTCTCGACAACGCCTTCAAATGGTGTCGGAGTCGCGTCGAGCTCAGAGCCCGAATGGTGTTGGAACCGCTGGGGAAGAGTCCCCATCTCGAATTGAGGGTCGACGATGACGGCCCAGGAGTCGCCGAGGAGGTTACAGAACGCGTCACCCGCCGGGGCGAGCGCACCGATAGCTCGGTGCCTGGACACGGTCTGGGCCTCGCCATCGTGGATTCCATCGTGCGAACCTATCTCGGCCGGCTCATGATCGAACGTAGCCCCCTCGGTGGTGCAGCCATCATCGTCCGGGATATCGGACAACCGTAATCGGCTCGAATGATTCGATAAATCGCAGCGAATTGGATCTAATTGAAGGGTCATCCAGACTGGAATCGCAAAAGGCCCAGCCGCGCCCCTTCCCGGATGACCATCTACGGTTGCACTGCGAAATCGGCTTTTGCTTACTATTACTATCTTTATCCTATTTCACCCCGGAGATAACCATGGCTGATGCCAACGACACCTTGACCTTGACGCCGCCCCAGCCGGTCCCCGAAATCAAAGAGGAACAAGCGACCAGCATGGTCAAACTGGATGAGGCAACCATTTCCAAACTGGACCAAAAAATCACTGAATTCCTTCATGCGGTGCTAGAGGCCGACGTTAACGACCCCGTATTCCGGGAGCGATTGTCCGGCGTGCACAGTATGGGCAATCGCGAAATCCGGGCCGCCGCGTCGGTATCCAACCGACTCCTTGAGCGCCCCGTGCGAGCCATGAAGTCCGGGGTTTACGACGAATCGTCCACCATTTCGAGGTCGCTTCAAGAACTGCGCGCGACCGTGGAACAGCTCGATCCATCGCGCCAGGGCGATCTTCTCTCCCCGCGGAAGCTGCTCGGCATCATCCCGCTAGGCAGCAAGCTGAAGAACTACTTCGAGAGCTACCAGTCTGCTCAGACCCATCTGAACGCCATCATCCAGGCGCTATACAACGGCCAGGACGAACTTCGCAAGGACAATGCCGCCCTGGAACAGGAAAAAGCGCATGCCTGGGAGATCATGCAAAAGCTCGAACAGTACATCTATTTGGGCAAGAAATTGGACGAGGCGATCGAAAGCCGCCTCCCGGAAATCGAGGCCAAGGATCCGGAGAAAGCGCGCGTCATCCGCGAGGAAATGCTGTTTTACACACGACAGAAAGTCCAAGACCTCCTGACACAACTTGCGGTCACGATCCAGGGGTACTTGGCGATGGACATGATCCGCAAGAACAATCTGGAGTTGATTAAGGG
This region includes:
- a CDS encoding toxic anion resistance protein: MADANDTLTLTPPQPVPEIKEEQATSMVKLDEATISKLDQKITEFLHAVLEADVNDPVFRERLSGVHSMGNREIRAAASVSNRLLERPVRAMKSGVYDESSTISRSLQELRATVEQLDPSRQGDLLSPRKLLGIIPLGSKLKNYFESYQSAQTHLNAIIQALYNGQDELRKDNAALEQEKAHAWEIMQKLEQYIYLGKKLDEAIESRLPEIEAKDPEKARVIREEMLFYTRQKVQDLLTQLAVTIQGYLAMDMIRKNNLELIKGVDRATSTTVSALRTAVIVAQALTDQKLVLDQISALNTTTGNLIASTSRLLKQQAAQTHEQATSSAVSLDQLKQAFENIYETMDAIATYKTEALANMKQTVDLLSHEVDKAKTYLDRVRSEQQAEVIKELELGETDEVRL
- a CDS encoding Hsp70 family protein — encoded protein: MPEKPSQTPRYLVGIDLGTTHTVVAYADLVKAARAEIRLFHIDQLVAPGEVAAEPLLPSVRYHASLEELTEADAGLPWPSSETPSGYRPVIGKLARALGAKTQGRFVTSAKSWLSHASADRTAPILPWGAPEEIPKISPVEASASYLRHVRSAWNYRHPEATLENQEIVVTVPASFDEAARTLTLEASRLAGLPNVRLLEEPQAACYDWLWNHRASLREELGDVRLLLVCDVGGGTTDLTLIKVEPGGEEPKLTRIAVGHHLMLGGDNIDLTLAHLAERRLVGEDRKLSAAELFQLVEQCRLAKERLLAPDPPESVTVTLLGAGARLIGGARSVELTRDEVRDVALDGFLPMTGLADHPDRKRIGVVEFGLPYAADPAISKHLAAFLTQHSEAAREALGAEAAEPVPDAVLLNGGLFRSSALAERVVDLLTSWGHRRPVLLKNERPDLAVAYGAVAYGLARRGHAVQRIGGGSARSYFLMVETGPNETPKGVCILPRGTEEGREIVLTDRSFLLRLGQPVRFNLASSSEDRRFEAGELTEIDDDRFVRLPPLAAILDRESAQGRTEQAVRIVAALTEIGTLDLHCVAADDTERRWKIEFQLRQAAPQAVLPEAHRHPRVDQAVEKIRLVFGKKSKAADTKLVKGLRSELEKILGPRAGWETALLRDLFSALLEGLPHRRRSAEHERLWFSLTGYCLRPGFGYPLDDWRVEQVFAVYRQGLQFVNEIQNWAEWWTCWRRLAGGLNEEAQLSIFEDLADFINPETARRGNLPALSKKRSYEDMVRLAAVLERLPVSKKIDLGNWLLQRLAKPGEPTESWWALGRVGARVPFHGSAHNVVPRAVAEEWLDRILNYDFKKEPHAGFAAALIARLSGDRERDIDPMLRSEIIERLKAGKAPESWIAMVSEVKELTEADEKRLFGEALPPGLKLIA
- a CDS encoding DUF2760 domain-containing protein, translating into MQFDPTLIPTTFDAVHIGLAVLVVILLILQILLLSVAVIALLRRGKPAAEPARVEVAPTPVPEAPKPPEPKKLERPEPVVVKEATPDAALQLLGLLQKEARFVDFVQENIAAYSDAEIGAAARVVHEGCRRVLSQHFELEPVRKEQENSRITLPKGFDAASIRPTGNIVGEPPFTGTLIHRGWRATAVRLPKVAEGHDVRIIAQAEVEL
- a CDS encoding ATP-binding protein, with amino-acid sequence MTYSLRTRGLLVASVVLVAFLSATGLVLDKAFRDSAKAAMRDRLQGFVYTLLAGAELDSRGIMRGPENLHEPRFNQTGSGLYAEIRRGRRKPDWRSPSATGIQIPATPVPPTGTALFTQAVLEDGTPVYVLTFSVLWEQEGRRKPIRFVFRVAETLDGFYAEVNQFRRSLWAWLGAAALVLLLVQGAILRWAFSPLRRVAADLAAIEAGHAEKLVGDYPEELRGLTDNLNALLDNAQSHLTRYRDALGDLAHSLKTPLAVLRGAIEGQSSNPDADIRAVAQEQIDRMTRIIEYQLKRAAASGRTSLTPPVSIAEKSRQVVAALTKVYAEKQVDCRILVDDHVVFHGDEGDLLEILGNLLDNAFKWCRSRVELRARMVLEPLGKSPHLELRVDDDGPGVAEEVTERVTRRGERTDSSVPGHGLGLAIVDSIVRTYLGRLMIERSPLGGAAIIVRDIGQP
- a CDS encoding Hsp70 family protein translates to MSEPQYSVGIDLGTTNSVVSYVDLSRCDGEKAPIEVLDIPQLTSPGTIGEKKQLPSFLYQAHEAELAPGDIVLPWDEHPEAIVGELARQLGSKTPIRLVSSAKSWLSHSGVDCRAPILPIQSPEEVKRVSPLQASIAYLRHMRDAWNARYPDAPLSEQDLVITVPASFDPAARELTVEAAHAVGLRQAILLEEPQSALYSWIQSSDGKWREQVKPGDIILVVDVGGGTTDLSLIAVTEEEGNLVLNRVAIGDHILLGGDNMDLALAYVLKMKLEAEGKRLEPWQIQALMHSCRDAKESLLSDTETDEVAVVVPSRGSSLIGGTLRTSLTRSEVERTLVEGFFPRVQISDRPAVQARTGLTTLGLPYAKDARITCHLAAFLSRQIGATGELQGFDLPADARFLHPTALLLNGGVFKSPALENRLLEVLNSWLEADGAPHARLLHGADLDLAVSRGAAYYGYVRKGRGVRIRGGTAAAYYVGVESAMPAVPGFPPPIEALCIAPFGMEEGTEADLPPYEFGLVVGEPVRFRFFASTVRRDDVVGTRLDYWSEDELEELDEIEVTLPAGEHQTGDIVPVHLAARVTEVGTLQLEAVEKDGEKRWNVEFDVRAGEKPLPSDENVAPEEPILGDVSAAASEDEPETAVEESAAQTSGNETSSKKGFWPFG
- a CDS encoding response regulator transcription factor codes for the protein MRLLIVEDEAELRAQLKSRLQALGYAVDTAADGKEAVFMGSEYPFDLAIVDLGLPFISGIDVIKRWRADGLNFPVLILTARDRWQDKVEGLDAGADDYVSKPFHFEELLARTKALLRRSAGIAQSVLRCGPIALDTGAQTVRVNDQPVELTAQEYKVLEYLMLNTGKVISKTVLIEHIYDQEFDLDSNVIEVFIARLRRKLDPQNTLRPIETLRGRGYRFTLERTPG
- a CDS encoding PepSY domain-containing protein, with product MRNKRFSSAILGCLLLAASPAYPQPPFGRDAPVTPFIARQPQARPGISLDQAIQRIRRETGGRILAADTVRNGGGVTYRIKVLLPDGRVKIFHVDARG